In the genome of Brachyhypopomus gauderio isolate BG-103 unplaced genomic scaffold, BGAUD_0.2 sc76, whole genome shotgun sequence, one region contains:
- the ccn4b gene encoding cellular communication network factor 4b isoform X2: MRCVRCVCVLLQLALAQVVSQNATDVPLTTTDVDPVNRTQYCKWPCKCPKSATACPPGVSLLKDGCDCCKVCAKQPGETCNERDTCDYHKGLYCDYSADKPRYEKGVCAYVLGTGCEYDGVIYRNGQSFQPSLALSTNEIWHKNCITQTSPWSPCSKTCGRGVSMRITNDNAQCEMEKETRLCNIRPCEVDITKYFRPGKMCLNIYREQQFQNFTISGCVSRKPYWPKYCGVCSDERCCIPYKSKTIEVEFECPNGSVFTWKYMWINACFCNLSCRNPNDIFAELEPFLEPSEIMN; the protein is encoded by the exons atgaggtgtgtgaggtgtgtgtgtgtgctgctgcagCTCGCCCTTGCTCAG GTCGTGTCCCAAAACGCCACCGACGTGCCACTCACGACCACAGACGTGGACCCCGTAAACAGGACCCAGTACTGTAAATGGCCCTGTAAGTGTCCCAAGAGCGCCACCGCGTGTCCCCCCGGGGTCAGTCTGCTGAAGGACGGCTGCGACTGCTGTAAAGTTTGTGCCAAACAACCCGGAGAGACCTGCAACGAACGAGACACCTGTGACTACCACAAGGGACTGTACTGCGACTACAGCGCTGACAAGCCGAGGTACGAAAAgggcgtgtgtgcat ATGTGCTGGGGACAGGCTGTGAATATGATGGTGTGATCTACCGAAATGGGCAGAGTTTCCAGCCCAGCT TGGCTCTAAGCACCAATGAGATCTGGCACAAAAACTGCATTACCCAGACCTCCCCATGGAGCCCCTGCTCAAAGACCTGTGGGCGGGGTGTGTCTATGCGAATCACCAATGACAACGCCCAGtgtgagatggagaaagagacccGGCTGTGCAACATTCGTCCTTGTGAGGTGGACATCACCAAATACTTCCGG CCAGGGAAGATGTGTCTGAACATCTACCGTGAGCAGCAGTTCCAGAACTTCACCATCTCCGGCTGTGTCAGTAGGAAACCGTACTGGCCCAAATACTGCGGCGTGTGTTCTGACGAACGCTGCTGTATTCCCTACAAGTCCAAGACCATCGAGGTGGAGTTTGAGTGTCCAAATGGATCGGTCTTCACCTGGAAATACATGTGGATCAACGCCTGCTTCTGCAACCTCTCGTGCAGGAACCCCAACGACATCTTCGCTGAGCTGGAACCCTTCTTAGAGCCCAGTGAGATTATGAACTGA
- the ccn4b gene encoding cellular communication network factor 4b isoform X1 produces the protein MRCVRCVCVLLQLALAQVVSQNATDVPLTTTDVDPVNRTQYCKWPCKCPKSATACPPGVSLLKDGCDCCKVCAKQPGETCNERDTCDYHKGLYCDYSADKPRYEKGVCAYVLGTGCEYDGVIYRNGQSFQPSCKYRCLCVNGAIGCVSLCADSPPPRGWCHSPKQVRIPGRCCELWICDESRKPRKTRPRHAPQVALSTNEIWHKNCITQTSPWSPCSKTCGRGVSMRITNDNAQCEMEKETRLCNIRPCEVDITKYFRPGKMCLNIYREQQFQNFTISGCVSRKPYWPKYCGVCSDERCCIPYKSKTIEVEFECPNGSVFTWKYMWINACFCNLSCRNPNDIFAELEPFLEPSEIMN, from the exons atgaggtgtgtgaggtgtgtgtgtgtgctgctgcagCTCGCCCTTGCTCAG GTCGTGTCCCAAAACGCCACCGACGTGCCACTCACGACCACAGACGTGGACCCCGTAAACAGGACCCAGTACTGTAAATGGCCCTGTAAGTGTCCCAAGAGCGCCACCGCGTGTCCCCCCGGGGTCAGTCTGCTGAAGGACGGCTGCGACTGCTGTAAAGTTTGTGCCAAACAACCCGGAGAGACCTGCAACGAACGAGACACCTGTGACTACCACAAGGGACTGTACTGCGACTACAGCGCTGACAAGCCGAGGTACGAAAAgggcgtgtgtgcat ATGTGCTGGGGACAGGCTGTGAATATGATGGTGTGATCTACCGAAATGGGCAGAGTTTCCAGCCCAGCTGTAAGTATCGCTGCCTGTGTGTGAACGGGGCGATCGGGTGTGTGTCGCTGTGTGCTGACTCTCCGCCCCCCCGGGGGTGGTGCCACTCCCCCAAGCAAGTGAGAATTCCAGGTCGCTGCTGTGAGCTGTGGATCTGCGATGAGTCTCGAAAACCACGCAAGACCCGCCCCAGGCACGCCCCCCAGG TGGCTCTAAGCACCAATGAGATCTGGCACAAAAACTGCATTACCCAGACCTCCCCATGGAGCCCCTGCTCAAAGACCTGTGGGCGGGGTGTGTCTATGCGAATCACCAATGACAACGCCCAGtgtgagatggagaaagagacccGGCTGTGCAACATTCGTCCTTGTGAGGTGGACATCACCAAATACTTCCGG CCAGGGAAGATGTGTCTGAACATCTACCGTGAGCAGCAGTTCCAGAACTTCACCATCTCCGGCTGTGTCAGTAGGAAACCGTACTGGCCCAAATACTGCGGCGTGTGTTCTGACGAACGCTGCTGTATTCCCTACAAGTCCAAGACCATCGAGGTGGAGTTTGAGTGTCCAAATGGATCGGTCTTCACCTGGAAATACATGTGGATCAACGCCTGCTTCTGCAACCTCTCGTGCAGGAACCCCAACGACATCTTCGCTGAGCTGGAACCCTTCTTAGAGCCCAGTGAGATTATGAACTGA
- the ndrg1b gene encoding protein NDRG1b isoform X1: MLNWDVYKKRCRRIRSMLSKETSSLLEVDEVTSDHVLFVDPVSPGAEGAFWDQVVEENVETPHGPVFCSMAGTPRDQRPVILTYHDIGLNHRTCFNTLFCHEDMQEITRHFAVCHVNAPGQQEGATTFPTGFIYPSMDQLSETLPVVLKHFNIKRVIGLAVGAGAYILTRFALKYPDLVDGLVLINIDAQAEGWAEWAAYRVSSLYTYRISSWALDPSDIVVSHLFRQEEINKKAEFIGTFRQQITNRINQTNLLHFMKSYNSRNNLEMERRSCGGNTDVKTLKCHTLLVVGDYSPAVDAVVDCNSRMDPTKTALLKMSDCGGLPHFDQPGKLAEALKYFIQGLGYMSSAGMTRLSRSRSASSTSVSSFRPRSHTIATVESTSKNNMPRIRRSSEVSY, translated from the exons ACCTCCTCACTGTTGGAGGTTGATGAAGTCACGTCTGATCATGTTTTATTTGTGGACCCGGTATCTCCG GGCGCTGAGGGTGCATTTTGGGATCAGGTTGTG GAGGAGAACGTGGAGACCCCCCATGGCCCAGTATTCTGCAGCATGGCTGGAACCCCCAGGGACCAGCGGCCTGTCATACTCACCTACCACGACATCGGACTGAACC ACAGAACGTGCTTCAACACTCTCTTCTGCCATGAAGACATGCAGGAAATCACACGACACTTTGCGGTGTGTCATGTCAACGCCCCTGGTCAGCAGGAGGGAGCCACCACCTTCCCCACGGG ATTCATCTATCCATCGATGGACCAGCTATCTGAGACCCTCCCTGTTGTGCTTAAGCATTTTAA CATTAAGAGGGTTATTGGGTTGGCGGTCGGGGCAGGAGCTTACATCCTCACGCGATTCGCC TTGAAGTACCCAGACCTGGTTGATGGTCTCGTCCTGATTAACATTGACGCTCAGGCCGAGGGTTGGGCAGAGTGGGCAGCATACAGGGTATCATCGCTTTACACATACAGG ATTTCCAGCTGGGCCCTTGATCCTTCTGATATAGTCGTCTCTCACCTGTTCAGACAG GAGGAGATTAACAAGAAGGCAGAATTTATAGGAACGTTCCGTCAGCAAATCACAAACAGGATAAACCAGACCAACCTTCTACACTTCATGAAGTCCTACAACAG CCGAAATAAcctggagatggagagaaggtcCTGCGGTGGAAACACTGATGTCAAGACGCTCAA GTGTCACACTCTCCTGGTGGTGGGAGATTACTCACCTGCTGTTGATGCTGTG GTGGACTGCAATTCAAGAATGGATCCCACAAAAACAGCCCTCCTCAAA ATGTCAGACTGTGGAGGTCTTCCTCACTTTGATCAG CCTGGCAAGCTAGCAGAGGCCTTGAAATATTTCATCCAAGGACTGGGTTACA TGTCCTCTGCAGGCATGACACGACTGTCTCGCTCCCGGTCTGCTTCCTCCACCAGTGTGTCCTCCTTCCGTCCTCGGTCCCACACCATCGCTACCGTGGAGAGCACCTCCAAAAACAACATGCCAAGGATAAGGCGCTCGTCTGAGGTCTCCTATTGA
- the ndrg1b gene encoding protein NDRG1b isoform X2, giving the protein MLNWDVYKKRCRRIRSMLSKETSSLLEVDEVTSDHVLFVDPVSPGAEGAFWDQVVEENVETPHGPVFCSMAGTPRDQRPVILTYHDIGLNHRTCFNTLFCHEDMQEITRHFAVCHVNAPGQQEGATTFPTGFIYPSMDQLSETLPVVLKHFNIKRVIGLAVGAGAYILTRFALKYPDLVDGLVLINIDAQAEGWAEWAAYRISSWALDPSDIVVSHLFRQEEINKKAEFIGTFRQQITNRINQTNLLHFMKSYNSRNNLEMERRSCGGNTDVKTLKCHTLLVVGDYSPAVDAVVDCNSRMDPTKTALLKMSDCGGLPHFDQPGKLAEALKYFIQGLGYMSSAGMTRLSRSRSASSTSVSSFRPRSHTIATVESTSKNNMPRIRRSSEVSY; this is encoded by the exons ACCTCCTCACTGTTGGAGGTTGATGAAGTCACGTCTGATCATGTTTTATTTGTGGACCCGGTATCTCCG GGCGCTGAGGGTGCATTTTGGGATCAGGTTGTG GAGGAGAACGTGGAGACCCCCCATGGCCCAGTATTCTGCAGCATGGCTGGAACCCCCAGGGACCAGCGGCCTGTCATACTCACCTACCACGACATCGGACTGAACC ACAGAACGTGCTTCAACACTCTCTTCTGCCATGAAGACATGCAGGAAATCACACGACACTTTGCGGTGTGTCATGTCAACGCCCCTGGTCAGCAGGAGGGAGCCACCACCTTCCCCACGGG ATTCATCTATCCATCGATGGACCAGCTATCTGAGACCCTCCCTGTTGTGCTTAAGCATTTTAA CATTAAGAGGGTTATTGGGTTGGCGGTCGGGGCAGGAGCTTACATCCTCACGCGATTCGCC TTGAAGTACCCAGACCTGGTTGATGGTCTCGTCCTGATTAACATTGACGCTCAGGCCGAGGGTTGGGCAGAGTGGGCAGCATACAGG ATTTCCAGCTGGGCCCTTGATCCTTCTGATATAGTCGTCTCTCACCTGTTCAGACAG GAGGAGATTAACAAGAAGGCAGAATTTATAGGAACGTTCCGTCAGCAAATCACAAACAGGATAAACCAGACCAACCTTCTACACTTCATGAAGTCCTACAACAG CCGAAATAAcctggagatggagagaaggtcCTGCGGTGGAAACACTGATGTCAAGACGCTCAA GTGTCACACTCTCCTGGTGGTGGGAGATTACTCACCTGCTGTTGATGCTGTG GTGGACTGCAATTCAAGAATGGATCCCACAAAAACAGCCCTCCTCAAA ATGTCAGACTGTGGAGGTCTTCCTCACTTTGATCAG CCTGGCAAGCTAGCAGAGGCCTTGAAATATTTCATCCAAGGACTGGGTTACA TGTCCTCTGCAGGCATGACACGACTGTCTCGCTCCCGGTCTGCTTCCTCCACCAGTGTGTCCTCCTTCCGTCCTCGGTCCCACACCATCGCTACCGTGGAGAGCACCTCCAAAAACAACATGCCAAGGATAAGGCGCTCGTCTGAGGTCTCCTATTGA